Below is a window of Chloroflexota bacterium DNA.
GCCGGGCTTGATGCAGCTGCACACGATGCCGTGCGCGCGGCCTTCCAGCGCCGACACCTGGGTCAGCCCCCACAGCCCGTGCTTCGTCGACGAATACGTCGCCGAGTCGGGTCGCACACGGTGCGCCGCGACGCTGGCCACGTTGATGATGCGTCCGCCGCCCTGCGGTTTCATGATCCGAAACGCCTCGCGCGTGCACAGGAACGGCCCGGTCAGGTTCACCGACAGCGCGCGCTGCCACAGATCCAGAGACAGCGACTCCAACGGAGCGCCATCCAGAATCGCCGCGTTGTTGACCAGAACGTCGAGCCGCCCCCAGCGCGCAACGGTCTGCGCGAAGAGCGCGGCGACCTGGTCCTCATCCGCCACGTCGCACGGCACGGCCAGCGCCTCGCCGCCCGCTGCGGCGATTTCGGC
It encodes the following:
- a CDS encoding SDR family oxidoreductase, which encodes MSTLEGKVAIVTGASYGLGRGIALALAREGCRVALAARSADKLAAVAAEIAAAGGEALAVPCDVADEDQVAALFAQTVARWGRLDVLVNNAAILDGAPLESLSLDLWQRALSVNLTGPFLCTREAFRIMKPQGGGRIINVASVAAHRVRPDSATYSSTKHGLWGLTQVSALEGRAHGIVCSCIKPGNIRTEARSTPDSDFNREPMMSIDEVAAAVVFMAAQPPHLNVLEMTLLPTVQPYVGRG